The genomic DNA ATGAATTTAAGCAACAGGCAGAAATGATTTTTCTTGAAAAGAAATTGAATTTGTATGATTGGGATTATGCTAAAGTTGCAAAAGAAATAGGATTGGATGAAGATGAAATACCAAAGTTGATAAAAAAATGTGGAATAGTAAAAAAATAAGAAATGAAAACAACAAACGGATATAAAGAAAAAACATGGTCGGAAGTAAAAGCTGATTCATCATGGTCATTATTTCGAATAATGGGTGAATTTAGTCAAGGTTATGAAAAACTAAATAAAATAGGACCTTGTGTTTCAATTTATGGTTCTGCTAGAACAAAGCCTGATAATAAATATTATAAATATGCTGTTGAAATAGCAGAAAAACTTACCCAAAGAGGATATGGAATTATTACAGGTGGAGGTCCCGGAATTATGGAAGCTGCAAACAAAGGAGCTAAACTTGGAAAAGGAAGCTCTGTTGGTTTGAATATAAATTTACCTCATGAGCAAGATTGGAATGATTTTATTGATAGAGATAAACTAATTAATTTTGATTATTTTTTTGTTCGCAAAGTGATGTTTGTAAAGTATGCTCAGGGTTTTGTTGTAATGCCCGGT from Bacteroidota bacterium includes the following:
- a CDS encoding TIGR00730 family Rossman fold protein — its product is MKTTNGYKEKTWSEVKADSSWSLFRIMGEFSQGYEKLNKIGPCVSIYGSARTKPDNKYYKYAVEIAEKLTQRGYGIITGGGPGIMEAANKGAKLGKGSSVGLNINLPHEQDWNDFIDRDKLINFDYFFVRKVMFVKYAQGFVVMPGGFGTLDEFFEAITLIQTNKINYFPVVLFGNHYWKGLIDWMKTTMLEEETNISKEDFDIFKIADSVDDTVQYIEDFYKTSRYEPNF